A single genomic interval of Metasolibacillus fluoroglycofenilyticus harbors:
- a CDS encoding GyrI-like domain-containing protein, translated as MKTLFTEKHIVGTGIRTNNATPKAIGQLWENVMASGLQGDIFAIYHNYESDFTGDYDLYIGTEVNGANEEGIIIPTGQYVVIVVDASQENGVFLAWTEIWQSDIARAYKTDFEYYAQDGTVKIYLSVKE; from the coding sequence ATGAAAACACTTTTCACAGAGAAACACATTGTTGGTACAGGCATTCGTACAAATAATGCAACCCCAAAAGCGATTGGGCAGCTTTGGGAGAATGTAATGGCTAGCGGCTTGCAAGGAGATATTTTTGCCATCTATCATAATTATGAAAGTGACTTTACTGGCGATTATGATTTATATATTGGCACAGAAGTGAATGGGGCAAATGAAGAAGGTATCATTATACCTACTGGGCAATATGTAGTAATCGTTGTCGATGCATCACAAGAAAATGGTGTTTTTCTTGCATGGACTGAAATTTGGCAAAGTGACATCGCAAGGGCCTATAAAACAGATTTTGAATACTATGCACAAGACGGCACAGTGAAAATTTATCTGTCTGTGAAGGAGTAA
- a CDS encoding M23 family metallopeptidase encodes MERFQIIFCFVLLSQLFAIPSSSAQQTPSQDEIYAQRMAYYYEFESPIVPWYYIAAIDQYERNIQAVRKDLPTREGIISMQFPTHFWTGPFNPSMQDTSPATIAYFGGNGLDGNNDGIADQAQDADVLRTLVSYLHKAHTTAGTFQAALEEYYENDQTINQIHVIASIYKKYNTVALAERAFPIPIRTNYSYKGTWGASRGWGGKRMHEGTDLFASYGTPVHSTSYGVIEVMGWNEYGGWRIGIRDLHNTYHYYAHLSSFHPELAIGDIVEPGTVIGYVGSSGYGKEGTSGKFPPHLHYGMYKFDGRNEWAFDPFPSLLIWERQAKKGQ; translated from the coding sequence ATGGAACGTTTCCAAATAATATTTTGTTTCGTACTGCTTAGCCAATTGTTCGCAATACCATCCAGCAGTGCACAGCAAACACCTTCACAAGATGAAATATATGCACAAAGAATGGCCTATTATTATGAATTCGAAAGCCCAATTGTCCCCTGGTATTATATTGCTGCTATCGATCAATATGAACGAAATATCCAAGCCGTACGTAAAGACTTACCAACACGTGAAGGTATTATTTCTATGCAATTCCCTACACATTTTTGGACTGGTCCATTTAACCCTTCTATGCAAGATACATCGCCTGCAACTATCGCTTATTTCGGGGGTAATGGACTAGATGGCAATAATGACGGTATCGCAGATCAAGCACAAGATGCAGATGTTTTGCGTACATTGGTTAGCTATTTGCACAAGGCACACACCACAGCAGGTACATTTCAAGCAGCATTAGAGGAATATTATGAGAATGACCAGACGATTAATCAAATTCATGTCATTGCATCTATTTATAAAAAGTACAACACCGTCGCCTTAGCCGAGCGTGCTTTTCCTATTCCTATCCGAACAAATTACAGCTACAAAGGTACTTGGGGAGCAAGCCGTGGATGGGGTGGCAAGAGAATGCATGAAGGCACTGATTTATTTGCAAGTTACGGAACGCCCGTTCACTCTACCTCCTACGGTGTTATTGAAGTAATGGGCTGGAATGAATACGGCGGTTGGCGCATTGGCATCCGTGATTTGCATAATACGTATCATTATTATGCACATTTATCCTCCTTCCATCCCGAATTAGCCATTGGTGATATTGTCGAGCCAGGCACTGTAATAGGCTATGTTGGCAGCTCCGGCTATGGTAAGGAAGGAACATCTGGTAAATTCCCACCTCATTTACATTATGGTATGTATAAGTTTGATGGGCGTAATGAATGGGCATTTGACCCATTTCCATCACTACTCATTTGGGAGCGCCAAGCAAAAAAAGGGCAATAA
- a CDS encoding DUF423 domain-containing protein: protein MTFALVIGASFALLAIVLGAFGAHALKDKFPEPRYAAIWETAVQYHMYHALGLVAVGILGFDVILGTTSVLQWASYLMVGGILLFSGSLYVLAVTGVKKLGAITPLGGLLFIGAWACVIIAVI from the coding sequence ATGACATTTGCTTTAGTAATAGGTGCTAGTTTTGCTTTGTTAGCGATTGTGCTAGGTGCATTTGGTGCACATGCGTTAAAAGATAAATTTCCAGAGCCGCGCTATGCTGCGATTTGGGAAACAGCTGTACAGTATCATATGTATCATGCATTAGGGCTTGTAGCAGTTGGAATTTTAGGCTTTGATGTCATTCTCGGTACGACAAGTGTTTTACAATGGGCAAGCTACTTAATGGTAGGGGGTATCTTGCTATTTTCTGGTAGTCTTTATGTTTTAGCTGTGACAGGTGTGAAAAAGCTAGGCGCGATTACACCGCTGGGCGGGCTATTATTTATTGGCGCATGGGCATGTGTAATTATTGCAGTTATATAG
- a CDS encoding helix-turn-helix transcriptional regulator translates to MKVERMFAIVVFLLHKRIVTADELAERLEVSKRTIYRDIDSLCAAGIPIVSHLGKNGGFTLADRYQLNKLTFSDTEKKLVMDGITLGNELFEEQQLANLQQKLALFQEEYDISFTLSNATLHRNIIEQQTKNKIQQLLAFIENEQAIEISYVAQNGHFTTRTVLPIKLHLQNGSWYAEAFCQLREAYRFFKLTRIRTMETIEATIKQPLLVSTTERPVELEQIILQFGLSEHGKLYDFFTEGELAIHSEHIIAKFHYDITNDILPFIRMFGSKVKILAPAWLQQKHLEEIKKILES, encoded by the coding sequence ATGAAAGTAGAAAGAATGTTTGCCATCGTTGTGTTTTTATTGCATAAACGAATCGTAACTGCTGATGAATTAGCTGAAAGACTAGAAGTAAGCAAACGAACAATTTATCGAGATATCGACTCATTATGTGCAGCAGGTATTCCGATTGTGTCACATCTAGGTAAAAACGGCGGCTTTACATTGGCTGACCGTTATCAGCTTAATAAATTAACATTTAGTGATACGGAAAAGAAATTAGTAATGGATGGCATTACACTTGGAAATGAGCTTTTTGAAGAACAGCAGCTTGCAAATTTACAGCAAAAGCTTGCTCTTTTTCAAGAAGAGTATGATATTAGCTTTACATTGTCGAACGCAACATTGCACCGAAATATTATTGAACAACAGACAAAGAATAAAATACAACAGCTTTTAGCCTTTATTGAAAATGAACAAGCAATTGAAATTTCATACGTAGCGCAAAATGGTCATTTTACTACACGCACCGTCTTGCCTATCAAGCTACATTTACAAAACGGGAGCTGGTATGCAGAAGCCTTTTGTCAGCTGCGAGAGGCTTATCGATTTTTTAAGCTGACAAGAATCCGTACAATGGAAACTATTGAAGCAACTATCAAACAGCCTCTTCTTGTGTCCACAACTGAGCGACCTGTTGAACTTGAGCAAATCATTTTACAATTCGGGCTAAGTGAACATGGCAAGCTCTACGATTTTTTCACAGAGGGGGAGCTTGCTATTCATTCAGAGCATATTATTGCAAAATTTCATTATGATATAACAAATGATATCCTTCCCTTTATTCGCATGTTTGGCAGTAAAGTGAAAATCCTTGCACCCGCTTGGCTTCAGCAAAAGCATTTAGAAGAAATTAAAAAGATTTTGGAAAGCTGA
- a CDS encoding acetamidase/formamidase family protein, with translation MKHFISKEHAIYAMSADNQPVCIVQSGDTVVFEAYDCFTDQITSEDQVVEALDWNKINPATGPIFVEGAKQGDVLEVEIHTIDIGDTVTLMTGPELGVLGDELDTMTIKRAPIVDDEILFTEDIKIPVNKMIGVIGTAPANGAISCGVPDAHGGNMDTTAITEGAKLYLPVNVEGALLALGDCHAAMGDGEVSVCGGEVPAQVTVTVRVLKNHTVPTPYLIKDDAISTIASAKTLDEAAVMATKNMVRVVRQSTALTDAEAIHLLSLAGQLRISQIVDPNKTARMELPLRYLKNFPQ, from the coding sequence ATGAAGCATTTTATTTCTAAAGAACATGCAATTTATGCCATGAGTGCAGACAATCAACCTGTGTGTATAGTGCAAAGTGGAGACACGGTTGTGTTTGAGGCGTATGATTGCTTCACAGACCAAATTACAAGCGAAGATCAAGTAGTTGAGGCACTTGATTGGAACAAAATTAATCCGGCGACAGGACCTATTTTTGTAGAAGGAGCTAAGCAAGGCGATGTATTAGAAGTGGAAATTCATACAATTGATATTGGTGATACTGTAACCTTAATGACTGGTCCTGAATTAGGCGTACTCGGTGATGAGTTAGATACAATGACGATTAAACGTGCGCCTATTGTCGATGACGAGATACTGTTTACGGAGGATATAAAAATCCCCGTTAACAAAATGATAGGTGTCATTGGCACAGCGCCGGCAAATGGTGCCATAAGCTGCGGTGTACCTGATGCGCATGGGGGCAATATGGATACAACAGCTATTACAGAGGGCGCAAAGCTCTATTTACCGGTAAATGTCGAAGGGGCTTTGCTTGCACTAGGGGATTGCCATGCTGCGATGGGCGATGGCGAAGTATCGGTTTGTGGCGGAGAAGTGCCTGCGCAAGTAACAGTGACAGTGCGCGTTCTGAAAAATCACACTGTGCCAACCCCCTACTTAATTAAGGATGATGCAATTAGCACAATTGCCTCAGCGAAAACATTGGATGAAGCTGCGGTGATGGCGACGAAAAATATGGTGCGCGTTGTGAGGCAATCGACCGCTTTAACAGATGCGGAGGCAATCCATTTATTATCGCTTGCAGGACAGCTGCGCATTAGTCAAATTGTTGACCCGAATAAAACAGCACGGATGGAGTTGCCGCTGCGTTATTTGAAAAATTTCCCGCAATAG
- a CDS encoding DUF2179 domain-containing protein, giving the protein MSNIVLIIILQLIYVPFLTLRTIFLVKNVTFLAAIFGMIEMLIYVFGLSLVFSGDQSILAMVVYAVGFGLGIFLGAKIERKLAIGYVYATINTQKKNDELVAFLRNAGFAVTIYVGEGRDSERYKYEILTKRNREPELFQIVEQFEPNAFIISYEPKSFKGGFLVARMKRRDNKNKYS; this is encoded by the coding sequence ATGAGCAATATTGTCTTAATTATTATTTTGCAATTGATTTACGTACCTTTTTTAACATTGCGTACAATATTTTTAGTGAAAAACGTAACCTTCCTAGCGGCTATTTTCGGTATGATTGAAATGTTAATTTACGTATTCGGACTTTCACTCGTTTTTAGTGGCGACCAAAGTATTTTAGCGATGGTTGTCTACGCTGTAGGCTTTGGCCTAGGTATTTTTTTAGGCGCAAAGATTGAGCGAAAGCTAGCGATTGGCTATGTTTATGCAACGATTAATACACAAAAGAAAAACGATGAGCTCGTTGCTTTTTTAAGAAATGCAGGTTTTGCAGTAACGATTTATGTCGGTGAAGGACGCGATAGCGAGCGCTATAAATACGAAATTTTAACGAAGCGCAATCGGGAGCCAGAGCTCTTTCAGATTGTGGAGCAATTTGAACCCAATGCCTTCATTATTTCCTATGAGCCAAAATCCTTTAAAGGCGGCTTTTTAGTAGCGCGTATGAAGCGAAGAGATAATAAAAATAAATATTCGTGA
- a CDS encoding RNA polymerase sigma factor has protein sequence MFAYQKGDAEAFNNLYNQLYKPLYSFLFRYTGEEQLSIDIVQDTFEQLQKKRQDFDVQKGTVKSYIFQIGYRLLINKLNRRKKWRSFFPFLVPMQMTSFSTEDKLVVQQAIAKLPEKQRGVILLAYYHDLQQDDIAKILAIPVGTVKSRLHQALKRLKEELEEDFHAE, from the coding sequence ATGTTTGCTTATCAAAAGGGGGATGCTGAGGCGTTTAATAACCTGTATAATCAATTGTATAAGCCTTTGTACAGCTTTTTATTTCGCTATACGGGTGAGGAACAGTTAAGTATTGATATTGTACAGGATACATTTGAGCAGCTACAAAAAAAGCGTCAAGATTTTGATGTGCAAAAGGGCACTGTAAAATCATACATATTTCAAATTGGCTATCGTTTATTAATTAATAAGCTTAATCGTAGGAAAAAGTGGCGTAGCTTTTTTCCATTTTTAGTACCTATGCAGATGACTTCTTTTTCAACGGAGGATAAGCTTGTGGTGCAGCAAGCGATTGCCAAGCTACCAGAAAAGCAGCGCGGTGTTATTTTACTTGCGTACTATCATGATTTGCAGCAGGATGATATTGCTAAAATTTTAGCGATACCTGTTGGGACGGTTAAGTCGAGATTACATCAAGCATTAAAGCGTTTAAAAGAGGAGTTGGAGGAGGATTTTCATGCTGAATAA
- the proS gene encoding proline--tRNA ligase, whose amino-acid sequence MQQENEFTKWYLKTIQDAELMDYTPVRGCITFRPDGYEIWEHIQAAMDQRFKETGHRNAYFPMLIPESFFEKEKDHIEGFSPELPWVTEAAGEPLEERLALRPTSETMIGHLYAKWVKSYRDLPLLLNQWANVFRWEKKTLPFIRTSEFLWQEGHTAHENEKEARQETMQMLAIYKEVVENILAIPVYEGTKTESERFAGAVDTFSIEAMMKDGKAVQAGTSHYLGTKFAEAFDIKYLNKNNEHQYVHTTSWGTSTRLIGSVIMVHGDEKGLVLPPKIAPTQVVLMPVGPFKKHPEILEKLEEIQLALKGKGIRAKLDDTDQTAGFKFNKWEQKGAALRVELGPRDYQNGQAIVKTRDEEEKQTVSLAQLITVIEEELEVMQTRLLTKARAFRDAHSHTAIDTMTQLEQHIEANKVPGWILAGWCGSVECEQKVKEQTKFTTRNIPFNSPIEKKTCICCEQPAQHTVWFARAY is encoded by the coding sequence ATGCAACAAGAAAATGAATTTACGAAATGGTATTTGAAAACAATTCAAGATGCGGAGTTAATGGATTATACACCTGTTCGCGGCTGTATTACGTTTCGACCAGATGGCTATGAAATTTGGGAGCATATTCAAGCTGCTATGGACCAGCGTTTTAAAGAGACAGGGCATCGCAATGCTTATTTCCCGATGTTAATTCCTGAATCATTTTTCGAAAAGGAAAAGGACCATATTGAAGGCTTTTCACCTGAGTTGCCATGGGTGACGGAGGCGGCAGGAGAGCCTTTGGAGGAACGATTAGCTTTGCGACCAACATCTGAAACGATGATTGGGCATCTTTATGCAAAATGGGTGAAAAGCTATCGTGATTTACCACTGCTGTTAAATCAATGGGCGAATGTTTTCCGATGGGAGAAGAAAACATTGCCGTTTATCCGTACATCGGAGTTTTTGTGGCAGGAGGGACATACTGCACATGAAAATGAGAAAGAGGCGCGTCAGGAAACGATGCAAATGCTCGCTATTTATAAGGAGGTCGTAGAAAATATTTTAGCGATTCCTGTATATGAGGGCACAAAAACAGAGTCAGAGCGATTTGCTGGTGCTGTCGATACATTTTCAATTGAAGCGATGATGAAGGATGGCAAGGCGGTACAGGCAGGTACATCTCACTATTTAGGGACAAAGTTTGCAGAGGCCTTTGATATTAAATACCTTAACAAAAATAATGAGCATCAGTATGTGCATACGACTTCTTGGGGTACTTCGACACGACTAATTGGCTCAGTCATTATGGTGCATGGCGATGAAAAAGGATTGGTTTTACCACCGAAAATTGCCCCAACACAGGTCGTGCTAATGCCAGTCGGTCCATTTAAAAAGCATCCAGAAATTTTAGAGAAGCTTGAGGAAATTCAACTAGCTTTAAAGGGTAAAGGCATCCGTGCGAAGCTAGATGATACAGACCAAACAGCAGGCTTTAAATTTAACAAATGGGAGCAAAAAGGCGCTGCTTTGCGTGTTGAGCTTGGCCCTCGTGATTATCAAAATGGGCAAGCGATAGTTAAAACTCGTGATGAAGAGGAGAAACAAACAGTGAGTTTGGCACAATTAATCACAGTCATTGAGGAAGAGCTTGAAGTCATGCAGACACGTCTTTTGACAAAGGCGCGCGCGTTTAGAGATGCCCACTCTCATACGGCAATCGACACAATGACACAGCTTGAGCAACATATCGAAGCAAACAAAGTGCCAGGTTGGATTTTAGCAGGCTGGTGTGGCAGTGTGGAATGTGAGCAAAAGGTAAAGGAACAAACAAAATTCACAACACGTAATATCCCATTCAATTCGCCTATCGAAAAGAAGACATGCATTTGCTGTGAGCAACCAGCTCAGCATACGGTTTGGTTTGCTAGAGCTTATTGA
- a CDS encoding group-specific protein: MMGAGWIVSLIVGGLWIIIILAIIIPFDRKHIVRENRKINYRKTTIYLRWNVFDTLIFVLGIYTIVCVQALNMLISRGEDVTSPYVQFFTNQSQVWVIIIVIYSFVRISSTLKSIKAHLEDELDDDK; the protein is encoded by the coding sequence ATGATGGGAGCTGGCTGGATTGTTTCGCTAATTGTTGGAGGGCTATGGATAATTATCATTTTAGCAATTATTATACCCTTTGACAGAAAGCATATTGTACGAGAAAATCGCAAAATTAATTATCGTAAAACGACGATTTATTTGCGCTGGAATGTTTTTGATACATTAATATTTGTTTTAGGCATTTATACAATTGTTTGTGTGCAGGCTTTAAATATGCTGATTTCAAGAGGGGAAGATGTAACGAGCCCTTATGTTCAATTTTTTACAAATCAATCACAAGTATGGGTGATTATTATTGTGATTTATTCATTTGTACGTATATCAAGCACTTTAAAATCCATCAAAGCCCACTTGGAGGATGAGCTAGATGATGACAAATGA
- a CDS encoding GNAT family N-acetyltransferase — protein MIRLLTTADHDICMALVQQQPAENLFIIGDIEAFGYDQPFQKIWGQFEGEELIAVLLKYESNYIPYAQGAFDVQGFAAIINSDDEMTELSGLKHLTDLLEPYIHKELFKKQELYYAKCTELQKIYEEQELQHVELLTRDEIEENIALLSTIPEFEGTPITVEGKLRVLESKTGRTYFMREDGVMVSTASTTAENSLSAMVVAVATLENYKKKGYATKCMQKLCSELLDEGKSLCLFYDNPAAGAIYKRLGFEDIGFWNMLRYKN, from the coding sequence ATGATACGACTTTTGACTACAGCAGACCACGACATTTGCATGGCACTCGTCCAACAGCAGCCCGCTGAAAATCTTTTCATTATTGGAGATATTGAGGCATTTGGCTACGACCAGCCATTTCAAAAAATTTGGGGACAGTTTGAAGGAGAGGAGCTAATCGCTGTTCTGCTAAAATATGAGAGCAACTATATCCCTTATGCACAAGGAGCCTTCGATGTACAAGGCTTTGCAGCTATTATAAACAGCGACGACGAGATGACTGAGCTATCTGGTCTCAAGCATCTTACAGACCTGCTTGAGCCCTATATTCATAAAGAATTGTTCAAAAAACAAGAGCTTTATTATGCGAAATGTACGGAGTTGCAAAAAATTTATGAGGAGCAAGAGTTACAACATGTTGAACTCCTTACACGCGACGAAATTGAGGAAAATATTGCATTATTATCGACCATTCCTGAGTTCGAAGGCACCCCCATTACAGTTGAGGGAAAGCTACGCGTATTAGAAAGCAAAACAGGACGCACTTATTTTATGCGAGAAGATGGTGTAATGGTTTCAACAGCTTCGACGACAGCTGAAAACAGCCTATCCGCCATGGTTGTTGCTGTTGCTACACTTGAAAACTATAAGAAAAAAGGCTACGCCACAAAATGTATGCAAAAGCTTTGTAGCGAGCTACTAGACGAAGGCAAATCACTGTGCCTTTTTTATGACAACCCTGCCGCTGGTGCTATTTATAAACGTCTAGGCTTTGAGGATATCGGCTTTTGGAATATGTTACGTTATAAAAACTAA
- a CDS encoding sigma-70 family RNA polymerase sigma factor, translated as MNERLLRQAQRGDDAAYIKLFQQYEQELYAMAYVYAKNKDDALDIVQECAYRSYKAIQQLREENYFKTWLIRILINCAHDLLKKRPHYEELHDTDLIEEPVALDTQFTLQSVMEHLSIEEKHVVLLKYYEDFTFEQIADILQLKLGTTKTILYRALKKLKAKLEEEGMTDEIFER; from the coding sequence GTGAATGAACGGCTATTAAGACAAGCACAAAGGGGGGATGATGCGGCATATATTAAGCTTTTTCAGCAGTATGAGCAAGAACTGTATGCGATGGCCTATGTGTATGCCAAAAATAAGGATGATGCACTCGATATTGTGCAGGAATGTGCTTATCGTTCTTATAAAGCCATCCAACAATTGCGGGAGGAGAATTATTTTAAAACATGGCTTATTCGCATTTTAATCAATTGTGCGCATGATTTACTGAAAAAGCGACCACATTATGAGGAATTGCACGATACAGATTTAATAGAAGAGCCAGTTGCACTTGATACACAGTTTACATTGCAAAGTGTAATGGAGCATTTATCAATAGAAGAAAAGCATGTTGTATTACTGAAGTATTATGAGGATTTTACATTTGAGCAAATTGCAGATATTTTACAGTTAAAGCTCGGAACGACGAAAACGATTTTATATCGTGCATTGAAAAAATTAAAGGCAAAGCTAGAGGAGGAGGGCATGACAGATGAAATCTTTGAAAGATGA
- a CDS encoding ABC transporter ATP-binding protein has product MKLSLQDIMKTYNGQVVLNRFSATFSAGGCYLLLGENGAGKSTLAKCIAGDIVYDSGTMHYQRNRLVAEDVALQYQAFDSYSHLKIAEVIRLFQALTGSSKDLTELHNLLELTTYSHVLVKNASGGQRKALSIYLAFLLNKPIILLDEPFADLDLMKKKQFAAFLQKEIKQSQCIIIVISHEVAGFESLFDAIYILQNGQLADYGTLNVLEEKYPNSMLKGIEGIYFEVTGKVLGGRVG; this is encoded by the coding sequence ATGAAACTTTCTTTACAAGACATTATGAAAACATATAACGGACAGGTAGTTTTAAATCGATTTTCTGCCACATTTTCAGCAGGAGGCTGCTATTTGTTGCTAGGGGAAAATGGCGCAGGGAAATCGACGCTAGCAAAATGCATTGCGGGAGATATTGTTTATGATAGCGGGACAATGCATTATCAACGTAACCGCCTAGTAGCAGAAGATGTAGCGTTACAGTACCAAGCATTTGATAGCTATAGCCATTTGAAAATTGCTGAGGTAATTCGTCTTTTTCAAGCGTTGACAGGGAGTTCAAAGGATTTAACAGAGCTACATAACTTGCTAGAACTTACTACATATAGCCATGTTTTAGTAAAAAATGCCTCTGGTGGTCAACGCAAGGCATTGTCAATTTATTTAGCGTTTTTATTAAATAAACCAATTATTTTGCTTGATGAGCCGTTTGCAGATTTGGATTTAATGAAGAAAAAACAGTTTGCTGCCTTTTTACAAAAGGAGATTAAACAGTCGCAGTGCATTATCATCGTAATTAGCCATGAAGTAGCAGGCTTTGAATCGCTATTCGATGCGATTTATATTTTACAAAATGGTCAGCTAGCAGATTACGGTACATTAAATGTTTTGGAGGAAAAATACCCGAACTCTATGCTTAAGGGTATTGAAGGCATTTATTTTGAAGTAACAGGAAAAGTATTAGGAGGGCGAGTAGGATGA
- a CDS encoding PLP-dependent aminotransferase family protein codes for MQYSDRILNTPSSFIRNILKVTEANDVISFAGGLPNPISFPLEDIHISIDRAMKQHGAKLFQYASTQGFLPLRQYIADKYNRQYGLQIHPDDILLTTGSQQALELLAKVLVNKGDGIIIEEPGYLGAIQAFTMAEPAFYPVTLEEDGLNLEQLEQALQQPNVKLIYTVPNFQNPTGLTYSLEKRQQVYELVSRHDVIFVEDDPYGELRFEGDHLPYIAAGKMENSVLLGSFSKTVTPGMRLGFIITKNRELLQHIETAKQATDLHTNIFSQYIIADYLLNNDLPQHIQKIKDLYKTQSDAMLQAMATYFPTHVSYTKPQGGMFIWATMNDGRSAMDVFNKAMEQKVAFVPGNPFYINPGDVHTMRLNYTNSTPEIIEEGIKRLGSIL; via the coding sequence ATGCAGTACTCAGACAGAATTTTAAATACCCCCTCTTCATTTATTCGAAATATTTTAAAAGTTACCGAAGCGAATGATGTTATCTCTTTTGCAGGCGGCTTACCGAACCCCATTTCATTCCCATTAGAGGATATTCATATATCCATCGACCGTGCAATGAAACAACATGGTGCCAAACTATTCCAATATGCCTCAACCCAAGGCTTTTTGCCTTTGCGTCAATATATTGCCGATAAATATAATCGTCAATATGGTCTGCAAATTCATCCAGATGATATTTTATTAACAACAGGCTCGCAACAAGCATTGGAGCTGTTAGCAAAAGTACTTGTAAATAAAGGGGATGGCATTATTATTGAAGAGCCCGGCTATTTAGGCGCAATTCAAGCATTTACAATGGCTGAGCCTGCATTTTATCCTGTTACATTAGAGGAGGACGGCTTAAATTTAGAGCAGCTTGAGCAAGCATTACAGCAACCTAATGTAAAGCTAATTTATACAGTACCCAATTTCCAAAATCCAACAGGTCTTACTTACTCGCTTGAAAAACGTCAGCAAGTGTATGAGCTTGTTTCACGCCATGATGTTATTTTTGTAGAGGATGATCCTTACGGTGAGCTCCGTTTCGAAGGTGACCATTTACCTTATATCGCCGCAGGAAAAATGGAAAATAGCGTGCTGCTCGGCTCTTTCTCAAAAACTGTCACACCGGGCATGCGTCTTGGCTTTATCATTACGAAAAATAGAGAGCTATTACAACACATTGAAACAGCAAAGCAAGCAACAGACCTGCATACAAATATTTTCTCGCAATATATCATTGCAGATTATTTATTAAATAATGATTTACCGCAGCATATTCAAAAGATTAAAGATTTATATAAAACACAGTCGGATGCTATGCTACAAGCAATGGCAACATATTTCCCTACCCATGTCTCATATACAAAGCCCCAAGGCGGCATGTTTATTTGGGCAACGATGAATGATGGGCGTTCTGCGATGGATGTTTTCAATAAAGCGATGGAACAAAAAGTTGCATTTGTACCAGGGAATCCGTTTTATATAAATCCGGGCGATGTTCATACAATGCGCCTCAACTACACAAACTCCACACCTGAAATTATTGAGGAAGGTATTAAACGCTTAGGCAGCATTTTGTAA
- a CDS encoding ABC transporter permease: MIKQITHTFMLESMRNYGVGFGNVLPAFIFFIMSFIIKFVVNEETFQYMVKGQFLPVSILLLLFSFAFSSATIYLADMKANRTFDWLKRTKVAPSTYYIGMGIGVFALVNIALILLLGCYKLLIDITWSNFLLILLMCNFVLLALYPLSFILAGLFKNGKVAQSMLVPTMILLMFSITMTTMFLTLAGKDPQQYFIFLVWNPMLYLNDSLQYYLGLTTNTWLPLYQYCIILAGWSLILMLIARKVYPV; this comes from the coding sequence ATGATAAAACAAATTACACACACATTTATGTTAGAAAGCATGCGTAATTATGGAGTAGGCTTTGGCAATGTGTTACCAGCATTTATTTTTTTTATCATGTCCTTTATTATAAAGTTTGTTGTTAATGAGGAAACATTTCAATACATGGTGAAGGGACAGTTTTTGCCAGTTTCAATTTTGCTACTGCTATTCTCTTTTGCTTTTTCGAGTGCTACGATTTATTTAGCAGATATGAAGGCAAATCGCACATTTGATTGGCTAAAGCGTACAAAAGTTGCACCTTCTACTTATTATATTGGGATGGGTATCGGTGTATTTGCATTAGTAAATATTGCATTAATATTGTTATTAGGTTGCTATAAACTATTAATTGATATTACTTGGAGTAATTTTTTACTTATATTATTAATGTGCAATTTCGTTTTGCTTGCATTATATCCATTAAGCTTTATTTTGGCAGGGCTTTTTAAAAATGGCAAAGTGGCACAAAGTATGCTTGTGCCAACGATGATTTTATTGATGTTTTCGATAACGATGACAACGATGTTCTTAACGCTTGCGGGCAAGGATCCACAGCAATATTTTATTTTTTTAGTGTGGAATCCAATGCTTTATTTGAATGATAGCTTACAATATTATTTAGGCTTAACGACAAATACATGGCTTCCCTTGTATCAGTATTGTATTATTTTGGCAGGTTGGAGCTTAATACTTATGCTGATTGCACGCAAAGTTTATCCCGTATGA